The following coding sequences lie in one Chelmon rostratus isolate fCheRos1 chromosome 2, fCheRos1.pri, whole genome shotgun sequence genomic window:
- the mybl2b gene encoding v-myb avian myeloblastosis viral oncogene homolog-like 2b isoform X2 translates to MSWWPRGEDGEEAMNQDTDSDVAEQRDGGKVKVKWTQEEDDKLKALVQKLGTNDWKYIASYIPSHTEHQCQHRWHKVLDPELIKGPWTKEEDEKVIELVNLYGNKQWAMVAKHLKGRLGKQCRERWHNHLNPSVKKSSWTAEEDLIIYKAHCLLGNRWAEIAKLLPGRTDNAVKNHWNSTIKRKLEMGFYAGEVFRPNELEELLAHVNKDAQMPSCSQDGAEKESEQKAHPPLQEPPVSASVKVGPPEAGPSKAVSSPKDSLSPKTEADSTGEMSCSSWTVDSSGFLSPTGPALKEVLDMVDGDLDGWCNLAAFDLPEDSPSPERHQFRLEGSALQELSKGSKGELIPISPRGVTPPSILTHRSRRRIALSPDANNSMTPKSTPVKILPFSPSQFLNMWTKQDTHDLENPSLTSTPVCSQKAIVTTPLQRDKTPLTQKENSVFVTPNHKSELCTTPRTPTPFKNAMEKYGPLQPLPQTPNLEDDINEVILRDAGIDLVVVRSTPPEQRRKTAHRPPMKKVRKSLALDVIDCPVTSTSKRKALKTEAKYNIKEEPMIVSLSSSSFCTKQHENILDQGFLLGPSDSAIFPSTVPPILMSKEWETVVCGQTKDQLIMTEKARRYLRSLKSHAPNRALILS, encoded by the exons atgTCTTGGTGGCCGCGCGG tgaggatggagaggaggccATGAATCAAGACACAGACTCTGATGTGGCTGAACAGAGGGATGGTGGGAAAGTGAAGGTGAAATGGACACAAGAAGAG GATGACAAGCTCAAGGCGCTCGTTCAAAAACTGGGAACGAATGATTGGAAATATATTGCCAGCTACATACCA AGTCACACTGAGCACCAGTGCCAGCACCGTTGGCATAAGGTCTTGGATCCAGAATTGATTAAAGGTCCTTGGAccaaagaggaggatgagaag GTCATAGAGCTTGTGAATCTCTACGGCAACAAACAGTGGGCAATGGTAGCCAAGCATCTGAAGGGCAGACTGGGGAAGCAGTGTAGAGAGCGCTGGCACAACCACCTCAATCCCAGTGTGAAGAAGTCATCATGGACCGCCGAGGAGGACCTCATCATCTACAAGGCTCACTGCCTGCTCGGAAACCGCTGGGCCGAGATCGCCAAGCTGCTCCCTGGAAG GACAGATAATGCAGTGAAGAATCACTGGAATTCCACCATCAAACGCAAGTTAGAGATGGGCTTCTATGCCGGTGAGGTCTTTAGGCCAAATGAACTCGAGGAGCTGTTGGCCCATGTTAATAAAGATGCGCAG ATGCCCAGTTGCTCTCAAGATGGTGCAGAGAAGGAGTCAGAGCAGAAAGCACATCCTCCA TTGCAGGAGCCGCCAGTCTCAGCCTCTGTTAAAGTCGGCCCACCCGAAGCAGGACCGTCAAAGGCTGTGTCGTCTCCAAAGGACAGTTTGAGCCCCAAGACCGAAGCAGACAGCACAGGAGAAATGAGCTGTTCTAGCTGGACGGTGGACAGCTCCGGCTTTCTCTCCCCGACTGGCCCAGCACTGAAGGAAGTGCTGGACATGGTGGACGGG GACCTCGATGGTTGGTGCAACCTAGCAGCCTTTGACCTGCCTGAGGACAGTCCAAGCCCAGAGCGACACCAGTTTCGTCTGGAGGGCAGCGCCTTGCAGGAGTTGAGCAAAGGCAGCAAGGGGGAGCTCATCCCTATCTCTCCTAGAGGGGTCACGCCGCCCTCCATACTGACCCACCGTAGCCGGAGACGCATCGCCTTGTCTCCTGACGCCAATAACTCCATGACTCCCAAGAGCACTCCTGTCAAAATCTTGCCCTTTTCTCCATCTCAA TTCCTCAACATGTGGACCAAGCAGGACACTCATGACCTGGAGAACCCGTCCCTCACGTCCACACCAGTGTGCAGCCAGAAGGCTATTGTTACTACACCGCTACAGCGTGACAAGACGCCCCTGACTCAGAAGGAGAACTCAGT GTTTGTTACACCCAACCACAAATCCGAGCTCTGTACGACCCCACGAACGCCGACGCCGTTCAAAAACGCCATGGAGAAGTACggtcctctgcagcctctg CCACAGACGCCGAACCTCGAAGACGACATAAATGAGGTCATCCTAAGAGACGCCGGGATTGACTTGGTTGTTGTACGCTCGACTCCACCTGAGCAAAGACGCAAAACAGCG CATCGGCCTCCCATGAAGAAAGTGCGGAAATCGTTGGCCCTAGACGTCATAGACTGCCCGGTGACATCCACATCCAAACGCAAAGCCCTAAAAACTGAGGCCAAATACAACATCAAG GAAGAACCCATGATAGTatctctcagctcctcctcattTTGCACTAAGcagcatgaaaatattttggATCAGGGTTTCCTTTTGGGACCTAGTGACAGCGCCATATTTCCCAGCACGGTGCCTCCGATTCTG aTGTCAAAAGAATGGGAGACGGTTGTTTGTGGACAAACTAAAGACCAGCTCATAATGACGGAGAAAGCAAGACGCTACCTTCGCTCGCTAAAATCCCACGCTCCCAACCGGGCTCTGATTCTGTcctga
- the mybl2b gene encoding v-myb avian myeloblastosis viral oncogene homolog-like 2b isoform X1 gives MSWWPRGEDGEEAMNQDTDSDVAEQRDGGKVKVKWTQEEDDKLKALVQKLGTNDWKYIASYIPSHTEHQCQHRWHKVLDPELIKGPWTKEEDEKVIELVNLYGNKQWAMVAKHLKGRLGKQCRERWHNHLNPSVKKSSWTAEEDLIIYKAHCLLGNRWAEIAKLLPGRTDNAVKNHWNSTIKRKLEMGFYAGEVFRPNELEELLAHVNKDAQMPSCSQDGAEKESEQKAHPPQLQEPPVSASVKVGPPEAGPSKAVSSPKDSLSPKTEADSTGEMSCSSWTVDSSGFLSPTGPALKEVLDMVDGDLDGWCNLAAFDLPEDSPSPERHQFRLEGSALQELSKGSKGELIPISPRGVTPPSILTHRSRRRIALSPDANNSMTPKSTPVKILPFSPSQFLNMWTKQDTHDLENPSLTSTPVCSQKAIVTTPLQRDKTPLTQKENSVFVTPNHKSELCTTPRTPTPFKNAMEKYGPLQPLPQTPNLEDDINEVILRDAGIDLVVVRSTPPEQRRKTAHRPPMKKVRKSLALDVIDCPVTSTSKRKALKTEAKYNIKEEPMIVSLSSSSFCTKQHENILDQGFLLGPSDSAIFPSTVPPILMSKEWETVVCGQTKDQLIMTEKARRYLRSLKSHAPNRALILS, from the exons atgTCTTGGTGGCCGCGCGG tgaggatggagaggaggccATGAATCAAGACACAGACTCTGATGTGGCTGAACAGAGGGATGGTGGGAAAGTGAAGGTGAAATGGACACAAGAAGAG GATGACAAGCTCAAGGCGCTCGTTCAAAAACTGGGAACGAATGATTGGAAATATATTGCCAGCTACATACCA AGTCACACTGAGCACCAGTGCCAGCACCGTTGGCATAAGGTCTTGGATCCAGAATTGATTAAAGGTCCTTGGAccaaagaggaggatgagaag GTCATAGAGCTTGTGAATCTCTACGGCAACAAACAGTGGGCAATGGTAGCCAAGCATCTGAAGGGCAGACTGGGGAAGCAGTGTAGAGAGCGCTGGCACAACCACCTCAATCCCAGTGTGAAGAAGTCATCATGGACCGCCGAGGAGGACCTCATCATCTACAAGGCTCACTGCCTGCTCGGAAACCGCTGGGCCGAGATCGCCAAGCTGCTCCCTGGAAG GACAGATAATGCAGTGAAGAATCACTGGAATTCCACCATCAAACGCAAGTTAGAGATGGGCTTCTATGCCGGTGAGGTCTTTAGGCCAAATGAACTCGAGGAGCTGTTGGCCCATGTTAATAAAGATGCGCAG ATGCCCAGTTGCTCTCAAGATGGTGCAGAGAAGGAGTCAGAGCAGAAAGCACATCCTCCA CAGTTGCAGGAGCCGCCAGTCTCAGCCTCTGTTAAAGTCGGCCCACCCGAAGCAGGACCGTCAAAGGCTGTGTCGTCTCCAAAGGACAGTTTGAGCCCCAAGACCGAAGCAGACAGCACAGGAGAAATGAGCTGTTCTAGCTGGACGGTGGACAGCTCCGGCTTTCTCTCCCCGACTGGCCCAGCACTGAAGGAAGTGCTGGACATGGTGGACGGG GACCTCGATGGTTGGTGCAACCTAGCAGCCTTTGACCTGCCTGAGGACAGTCCAAGCCCAGAGCGACACCAGTTTCGTCTGGAGGGCAGCGCCTTGCAGGAGTTGAGCAAAGGCAGCAAGGGGGAGCTCATCCCTATCTCTCCTAGAGGGGTCACGCCGCCCTCCATACTGACCCACCGTAGCCGGAGACGCATCGCCTTGTCTCCTGACGCCAATAACTCCATGACTCCCAAGAGCACTCCTGTCAAAATCTTGCCCTTTTCTCCATCTCAA TTCCTCAACATGTGGACCAAGCAGGACACTCATGACCTGGAGAACCCGTCCCTCACGTCCACACCAGTGTGCAGCCAGAAGGCTATTGTTACTACACCGCTACAGCGTGACAAGACGCCCCTGACTCAGAAGGAGAACTCAGT GTTTGTTACACCCAACCACAAATCCGAGCTCTGTACGACCCCACGAACGCCGACGCCGTTCAAAAACGCCATGGAGAAGTACggtcctctgcagcctctg CCACAGACGCCGAACCTCGAAGACGACATAAATGAGGTCATCCTAAGAGACGCCGGGATTGACTTGGTTGTTGTACGCTCGACTCCACCTGAGCAAAGACGCAAAACAGCG CATCGGCCTCCCATGAAGAAAGTGCGGAAATCGTTGGCCCTAGACGTCATAGACTGCCCGGTGACATCCACATCCAAACGCAAAGCCCTAAAAACTGAGGCCAAATACAACATCAAG GAAGAACCCATGATAGTatctctcagctcctcctcattTTGCACTAAGcagcatgaaaatattttggATCAGGGTTTCCTTTTGGGACCTAGTGACAGCGCCATATTTCCCAGCACGGTGCCTCCGATTCTG aTGTCAAAAGAATGGGAGACGGTTGTTTGTGGACAAACTAAAGACCAGCTCATAATGACGGAGAAAGCAAGACGCTACCTTCGCTCGCTAAAATCCCACGCTCCCAACCGGGCTCTGATTCTGTcctga